The window GGCTGCTTCAACGCGAGTGGCACGAGCTTCCAGACACCATGCGTCGGATAATCCACATGCTCGGGCGAAAGGTCAATCTGCTGGACTTGTCTCGAGCCGTGTGGTACTGGGGTGATGCGGTGAAGCGTGACTGGGCCTTTACCTATTTCGCTGCTACATCGGAGACCGAAAAGTCATAGTTACATAATCACATGAGGATTAGTACAATGGAACGGTTCCTTCAATTGCACTTGCTTACTTCGTATCCCCCGGCGAACCTAAACCGGGATGACCGTGGCAGGCCCAAGACAGCTGTTATGGGTGGTTGCCTCAGACTCCGCATATCTTCCCAGAGCCTGAAAAGGGCTTGGCGAACGTCAGATGTCTTCAGGGCATCGCTGGATAAGCACAGCGGTACACGGACCAAACGCTTGGGGTTGTATGTCGCAGATAAACTCAAGGAGAACAAGGTGAGCGATGGTGATGCAACCAAGTGGGCACGGGCAATAGCGGAGCAGTTTGGCAAAGTTGAAAAGGACAGTCTGATGATCAGCCAGTTGGCTCACATAGGGCCTGATGAATGGTCGGCTGTTGACAGGCTGATGATGACACTTTGCAACGAGAAGCGGATGCCCAAGGATGAAGAACTGGAGTCACTACGAAGTCCGGAGGTGAAAGCCTCTGACATAGCTCTTTTCGGTCGTATGATGGCCGAACATGTGGCCAACAACGTCGATGCGGCTGCCCAGGTAGCGCATGCCGTGACGACCCATCGAGTCACCGTGGAGGACGACTACTTCACTGCAGTCGATGACCTCAATATCGGTCGTGAGGATGGCGGTGCAGCTCATATCGGAGAGACCGAGTTTGCTGCCGGCCTATTCTATCAGTACTTGTGTATCGACCGAGAACTTCTGGTTAGCAATCTCCGCGGGGATATTGGACTTGCATCAAGAACGATTGAGGCACTGTTGGAGTGTGCATCAACTGTCGGCCCAACCGGCAAACAAGCCAGCTTCGCCTCACGAGCTCGGGCATCTTACATTGTTGCCGAAAAGGGGAACCAACAGCCGCGTTCTCTTTCGGTTGCGTTTCTCAAGCCCATCGATGGAGATGACATTCTGACTAACTCAATACAGAGCCTCGAAACGACCATGAACAATATGGACAGCGTCTACGGACCCTGCGCCGACAGGCGAAAGACCGTTAACGCAGTTACCGGTGAAGGAAAACTAGAGGAACTGTCACGTTTCGCTGCGGAGATGTGAGAATGAGGGATTTCCTGGTATTTCAACTGTATTCCCCCTTGGCCAGTTGGGGAGAAGTAGCCGTGGGAGAAATCCGCAGCACACTGTCCCATCCCACAAAGACGGCGGTCTTGGGATTGATAGCTTCCGCACTTGGTGTAACCAGAGACGCTGAAGAACTGCACAGGCAACTCCACCTAGTTCTCGGCTACGCCTGTTGGGTCGTTCGAAAGGGGGAGACTCTGCGAGATTATCACACGGTTCAGACACCTATCCGAGGTAATGTCGAGAAGAGGGGAGAGATGCTGCCGTGGGTGCGTTCACGTCGCGACGAACTGCTGGCCGGAAGACCCAACACGATCCTCTCTGATCGGGAATATCGAATGGACGAAGCCTACGTGGTTGCCCTTTGGCAACGTAGTGCTGATGCCTTCATCAGCCTTGGGGATATCTCGGACGCTCTACAGCGACCGACCTTCGTGGTGTTTCTTGGACGAAAGTCGTGTCCTCTTGCACTTCCAATGTCTCCTTCCATCATCGGTAGTCATTCATTACTCGGAGCACTCCGGGCATATCGCCCAGACCAAATCATCGTTCCGGAAACCATCGACGATCGTGTGTTTGAGGTCTACTGGGAAGAATTAACCGGCGAAGATGCAGAGATACCGGTCTCCTGGGAAGCCACTAGATACGATCTACTTCTTTCACGCAGTCGTTGGCAGTTTGGGCTAAGAAGCGAGTACGCCGGTACGATCGAGTCTAAACAGGAGGATTGAGGCATGAAGTACTTCAGTCGAATAACGGTGCCTTTCACGGGTCCTGGTGCCGCAGGACTGATAGAGACCATCTTAACTGATAAGTACAAAGAGCACCAGCTCCTCTGGGAGCTGTTTCCCGGTTCGCCGGATGCGACGCGTGACTTTCTCTTCC of the Candidatus Zixiibacteriota bacterium genome contains:
- the cas7e gene encoding type I-E CRISPR-associated protein Cas7/Cse4/CasC, coding for MERFLQLHLLTSYPPANLNRDDRGRPKTAVMGGCLRLRISSQSLKRAWRTSDVFRASLDKHSGTRTKRLGLYVADKLKENKVSDGDATKWARAIAEQFGKVEKDSLMISQLAHIGPDEWSAVDRLMMTLCNEKRMPKDEELESLRSPEVKASDIALFGRMMAEHVANNVDAAAQVAHAVTTHRVTVEDDYFTAVDDLNIGREDGGAAHIGETEFAAGLFYQYLCIDRELLVSNLRGDIGLASRTIEALLECASTVGPTGKQASFASRARASYIVAEKGNQQPRSLSVAFLKPIDGDDILTNSIQSLETTMNNMDSVYGPCADRRKTVNAVTGEGKLEELSRFAAEM
- the cas5e gene encoding type I-E CRISPR-associated protein Cas5/CasD, whose translation is MRDFLVFQLYSPLASWGEVAVGEIRSTLSHPTKTAVLGLIASALGVTRDAEELHRQLHLVLGYACWVVRKGETLRDYHTVQTPIRGNVEKRGEMLPWVRSRRDELLAGRPNTILSDREYRMDEAYVVALWQRSADAFISLGDISDALQRPTFVVFLGRKSCPLALPMSPSIIGSHSLLGALRAYRPDQIIVPETIDDRVFEVYWEELTGEDAEIPVSWEATRYDLLLSRSRWQFGLRSEYAGTIESKQED